Genomic window (Arachis hypogaea cultivar Tifrunner chromosome 13, arahy.Tifrunner.gnm2.J5K5, whole genome shotgun sequence):
TGCCTGCCATCTTGCTTCCAGTTCAATGTTAATTCTCCATAATCTCCCACAAACCTCCCTAGACTCGCCAGCCATCCTGATCCTAACACCACCTCCGAACAACCCAGCTTCATTACAAAGAAGTTTTGGACTATTTGGACCCTTGAATATTCAAGTGAACTCCTTCACAGCCTTCATTCCCCTTTTCCATAGCACCGTTCCCCACCTCCACTTGAAACTCCCTTATCTTTCTCACCGGTAACACCAGCCGCCTAACCATCTCGGTGGCAATGAAATTTGCCGAAGCCCCAGGGTCGATGAGCACCACCACTGTTCTGCCCTGAATCTCCCCTTGAACCTTAAAGGTCTTGTGAGTAGTAAGTCCCCAATAGCTGTATGATGACAATTGCAGCTCTTCCCGTTCAAGTTCCCCTTCATGGGCCTCTTGGTTCATCCCTACGTCTCCTTCTGCATTTTCTCCTAGGAGTATGATTTGATAGTGCTTCATGGAGCACCTATGATCAGGTCCCCACTTCTCTCCACATTTGAAGCACAACCCTTTCCTCTGTCTCTCTGCCCACTCTTCGTTCGAGAGCCTCCGTGTGCCGCTGTTACAAGTCGTCTGCGAATGAGAAGCGCTGCTGCCTCCGTTCGAACTGGTGTTGAAGCCTGTACGAGGAGTAGGGGTGCCTCTGTTTGTGTTGGATCCAATCTCTCCCCTCGATTCGCCTCTGCCGCCGTGGGTGTTGTACTTCGCCGAACTAGGATTTTTGAAAACTCCAAATCTAGCTCCCACCGAACCGGATCTGCCTGATCCGCTCCCTTTCGTCAACCCCTCCACCCTCCTGCCGTTAGGGTCAACCCCAGTCTCCTTCCATGCTTGATTTCTCCATTCAATAGCGTAGCTCTATCCATTAAAGCTGGTAAATTATCGAACCGAGCCACCTCCAACTCCAACTCCGCCTGAATTTCCTTTTTCAGTCCAtttgcaaagatgcacatgagagCCTCTGTTCGCAAGTTTCTTTGCGTTCGTGCTGCAGCCTCAAACTCTCACCTATACTGAGCGACGACCTCCACCTGTTTCACCTCTAGTAACGGAGCCATGGGGTTGAGAGCAGCTCCAGGTTGAAAACGTTTCAATAAGTCCTCCTTGAATCGTCTCCATGTCTGAAATGGTGTGTATTCTTCCCACCACTCCATCCATGCGAGAGCCTTTCCCTCCAAAGCAAGAGTGACAAAGTCCATCCTTTCTGTCGGAGCCACCTGGGTGACACGAAAATATCTTTCCATCTTCACCAGCCAGCCATTTGCATCATCTCCTGAGAAGATAGGAATGTCAAGCTTCCTGGTAGGCTCAAATCTCCTCTGTTCTATTTCACCTTCATTATTACCACCGCCTCTGCCTTCTGAACCTTCTCCATCTCCCCCGTTTCTCCCTCCAGCCCCGTTTCCTCCCTGGTCATGGTGTTGTTGCGAAAACATTTCCCTCACCTGTCTCAGCAGGTTGGTGGATAAGAGTTCAAATGATCGGTTTTGAGCTTCCAGCAAACGATTCTGGGCCTCCCTCATCTCCTCCATTTGCTTCTCCAAGACTTCCAACCTCGACTCCATGGCAGCTCGCGTGGAAACCATGCACAGAACACCTAAGATCGGTGCTTTGATACCAGTTGTTACACTGGAATTTATTTTAAGGGAAATATAGAAATACAGTAGAATAGTAAAAGACAACAGAGGAACTTTGAGAGTCCTCTTCTCTCCTAGCCTAgacctttccaaatcttttcttgCCTTTCACCTAATCAGCTCCTCCTTTTATTGCCTTCCCTCAGATTAATTATCATAATTAGCATTCAACTCCTACGATTACGCCTCCCTGATTCTCTCATCTGACTAATCCAATCATCAATTATTGTCACTTATGATTACACATTTCTCCTGCCCTATTATTCTTCCCTtttctttattgcttcttctagaATAATGATAAGGTAAagggattattttcttcccttttttagcTGCCTTTGCTGCTGACtcagcattctctctct
Coding sequences:
- the LOC112737708 gene encoding uncharacterized protein, whose protein sequence is MVSTRAAMESRLEVLEKQMEEMREAQNRLLEAQNRSFELLSTNLLRQVREMFSQQHHDQGGNGAGGRNGGDGEGSEGRGGGNNEGEIEQRRFEPTRKLDIPIFSGDDANGWLVKMERYFRVTQVAPTERMDFVTLALEGKALAWMEWWEEYTPFQTWRRFKEDLLKRFQPGAALNPMAPLLEVKQVEVVAQYR